One window of Misgurnus anguillicaudatus chromosome 13, ASM2758022v2, whole genome shotgun sequence genomic DNA carries:
- the LOC129430395 gene encoding uncharacterized protein gives MEDVSGVSLCGFTDQTSTDLLVSVCNEDQKTSVNLLDCGIEVKQEDTEADEGYLISSDLMEPKEEITNAREQTDQELKAIKEEISQLNEMEEKPHYLIPKEESLGCSITVRNLSPKRNHKQKATAKNSLICLQCGKTFPYKYKLNKHIRIHTGEKPHRCDQCGKSYMNKWHLNDHRRTHTGETPYRCDQCGKNYLNKWHLRDHMRTHTGEKPFRCDQCGKTFCRKYSRNVHMRIHTVEPYRCDQCGNTFRNRCSLIVHKRTRTGETPYRCDQCGKSFKNKCSLIVHTRTHTGEKLYRCDQCERTFTRETEFNVHMIIHTGEKPYRCDQCGKSYMYKRHLIDHTRTHTGETPDICGQCGKIFMNKWHLNDHMRIHTGEKPYRCDQCGKTFGRKYCLKVHMRTHTGQNLTDVISV, from the exons ATGGAG GATGTATCTGGTGTCTCTCTCTGTGGCTTTACTGATCAAACATCTACAGATCTTCTGGTTTCTGTCTGTAATGAAGATCAGAAGACATCAGTGAATCTGCTGGACTGTGGGATAGAAGTGAAACAAGAAGACACAGAAGCAGATGAAGGTTATTTAATTTCTTCAG ACCTGATGGAGCCAAAAGAAGAAATAACAAATGCAAGAGAACAGACAGATCAAG AACTGAAAGCAATAAAGGAGGAAATTTCACAACTCAATGAAATGGAGGAGAAACCTCATTATTTGATACCCAAGGAAGAATCTCTGGGCTGCTCGATTACTGTGAGGAATTTGTCACCTAAAAGGAACCACAAGCAAAAGGCAACAGCCAAAAATTCTCTTATTTGCcttcagtgtggaaagaccTTTCCCTATAAATATAAACTTAATAAGCACATaaggattcacactggagaaaaacctcacagatgtgatcagtgtggaaaaAGTTACATGAATAAATGGCACCTTAATGACCACAGGAGAACCCACACTGGAGAAACACCCTACagatgtgatcagtgtggaaaaAATTACTTGAATAAATGGCACCTTAGAGACCACATGAGAACccacactggagaaaagcccTTCAGGtgtgatcagtgtggaaaaACCTTCTGTCGCAAGTATTCCCGTAATGTTCACATGCGAATTCACACTGTAGAACCTTACAGATGTGATCAATGTGGAAATACCTTCAGGAATAGATGCTCCCTTATTGTTCACAAGAGAACTCGCACTGGAGAAACACCTTACagatgtgatcagtgtggaaagagttttaagAATAAGTGCTCCCTTATTGTTCACACGAGaactcacactggagaaaaacttTACAGGTGTGATCAGTGTGAAAGAACCTTCACTCGGGAGACTGAATTTAATGTTCACATGataattcacactggagaaaaaccttacagatgtgatcagtgtggaaaaAGTTACATGTATAAACGGCACCTTATTGACCACACAAGAACCCACACTGGAGAAACGCCTGACATATGTGGTCAGtgtggaaaaattttcatgaatAAATGGCACCTTAATGaccacatgagaattcacactggagaaaagccctacagatgtgatcagtgtggaaaaACCTTCGGTCGCAAGTATTGCCTTAAAGTTCACATGAGAACCCACACTGGACAAAACCTTACAGATGTGATCAGTGTATAA